A window of Daucus carota subsp. sativus chromosome 2, DH1 v3.0, whole genome shotgun sequence genomic DNA:
CTTCTTCCGGTGTGAATCTCTTACCTTGAACTAGGCTATCAGATGGAACAACCTCTAAGTCATCAGAAAACCTAACTTCCTCTAAATCATTAGAAAACCTaactttcttcttttcttttgatttaggATTTTCAGGATCCTTCATTACTGACTTGGTCTTCTTCTCCTTTCCCGGAACATTTGTGGTTTCATTATCTTTTGCCTTACTTGAAAGCCCGTCCATTTCTGTTATTTCCTCATTCTTCCTCTGCcgctttttcttcttcttcttcatcttaaCCTTCTCTATAGCAACCATACCATTGTCATCAGGTAAAGAATTTCCAACATCTTCTCTATAGCAACCTTTCTTCTTTCCTGtgtcattatcatcatcatcttcttccaCCGTCCTTTTccgcttctttttcttcttctccacATTCCCAGCAATGCTGTTGCTCTCTTTAGCTTCAGTTTCAGTCTTCTCATTTAATGCATCTTGATTCTCAAAGGTCTCGAATTTCCTGgtctttgttttcttcttcttcttcttccgtTTTTCAACTACATATTCTTTATCTTGAGTATCAGTCATTGATTCCCCGCCAGCAACCATTTCCTTtcccttcttctttttcttattttctacTCTAGTTTCCAAGTTCTGTTCATTCTCCACATTTGTCTGATCATTCATCTCTTCTACCCCATCCGTCTCCTCCTTACTTTTCTTCCCCTTCTTCCTACTCTTTCCAATTCCATCTTCTTCCACATCCACACGATCAGTTACCTCTCCCACCCCATCCATATCtttattcttaattttcttCCCTTTCTTCCTACTATTTTCAATTCCATCTACTTCCACATCCAGACAATCCATCACCTCTCCCACCCCCACCATCTCTTTCTTCTTACTTTTCTTCCCCTTTTTCCTACTCTTTCCAATTCCATCTTCTTCCACATCCATATGATCAGTTACCTCTTCCACCACATCCATCTTACCTCTCTTCCCCTTCTTACTCTTTACAATTCCACCTTCTTCCACATCCAGACCATCACGTACCTCATCCACCCCGCC
This region includes:
- the LOC108209534 gene encoding RNA polymerase I termination factor translates to MSVRVGESDVVGKSGKKGKRRKKIEKGGVDEVRDGLDVEEGGIVKSKKGKRGKMDVVEEVTDHMDVEEDGIGKSRKKGKKSKKKEMVGVGEVMDCLDVEVDGIENSRKKGKKIKNKDMDGVGEVTDRVDVEEDGIGKSRKKGKKSKEETDGVEEMNDQTNVENEQNLETRVENKKKKKGKEMVAGGESMTDTQDKEYVVEKRKKKKKKTKTRKFETFENQDALNEKTETEAKESNSIAGNVEKKKKKRKRTVEEDDDDNDTGKKKGCYREDVGNSLPDDNGMVAIEKVKMKKKKKKRQRKNEEITEMDGLSSKAKDNETTNVPGKEKKTKSVMKDPENPKSKEKKKVRFSNDLEEVRFSDDLEVVPSDSLVQGKRFTPEEDETLRAAVEEYIQSHCLGEKGVEMVMKCISHRKVRNCWNEIRKALPYRPKSAIYSRAHTLFERGETHEWTEEEKEMLLEQYKKHGNNWSLMAKDFKRHRLQVKDTYRRIKMKRNKGHWSQEEYQTLFDHVNIDLRAKLDEEKKSKHGMLRDNICWTAISDKLSTRADSLCCMKWYNQLTSPMVSQGIWADSDDYRLLDALFNLDACCIEDVDWDNLIEHRSGDVCRKRWDQMVLHIGLHGVKSFAEQVEVLANRYRPELTEAREAWDSKPLVP